From the Chryseobacterium fluminis genome, the window TACAGGATGAAATTTCAATGCTATTTCAGCTGTTCCGGTACATCCTTCAGCGGTGGTTACCTTTACATAGACTGTTTTTTCACCTGAAATATAATTGGTGGTGTTGGTGATCACATTGGTACCAGCTGTTAAATCTGCCTGGGTCGGATAGTATTTTTTAGTGGCTCCAGGATCAGAATACACATCTGCCAGTGTTAAATTAAATGATGCCGTTCCGGCTGCATTGTTGTTACAGGCAAGAAGAGTGGTATTGATAGGTTTTATATCCCCGAGGACAAACTTAAATGACCCCGTCTGGAAACATTTGTTCAGAGGGTTGGCCGGGTTATTTGGGTCCTGATATTTTACTCTGTAATAATAGGTTGTTGCCGTTACCGTTGTAGGAGAGGTAATAGGATTGTCTCCGGTAATGGCATCATTCATAGTGGTATGATAGGTTACGGTAAAGGCTGTATTTCCATTCAATATTCCACTGGTCAGAGAGTTGAAATTAAACGTCGTAGGAAGCGCGCATCTCGCAATTTCATTAGGCTGATTAGGTGTTGCGCTTGGTTGTCCAGGCGGCACAAACGGAAATGGGGTAAGGGTAGGATCAGTAAATGCTGATGATATTGTGGCAGTGCCTCCCCAGGCTAATGAAAAACCGTTTGCCGTACTTAAATAATTGTCAACCACCAGATAATAAGTTTCTCCGGCAACAACATCCATATAGGCACTCCATGCGTCATCGGTGTCCTGATCAGTCAGATCCAGTGTTAATCCTGTATCACCATCTGCTCCCGAATAATTACAACGGATCGGAGCGCCTAAACTTCCGCAGGTTTTATTTGGTCCGTATACTGCAAAATCATAATCGTCTGCAAATACATTAGGATGAATGGTAAAAGTTAAAGTTCCGGATGTAGCGATGGTAAAAGAATACCACACAGAAAAGTGCTCATCGGAAACCAGACATCCGCCCAGATCTTCATCCACAGTACCAGAGCCGCTGGGAGTATACGAAAAATTGGAGTTTCCGCAAACGGGAATAGCGGTATCACAATCCGATTGTGAAAAGTAAAATTGTGATAAAAATAAAACTAAAATGAATAGTAGTCTTCTCATTTTTTTAAGTTTATGTGAAGTTTAAATAATAGGGTTTCTTTTACGTGAAAAACCGCCCTTTCAAGCGGTTTTTTTTATAATATTAATTAGCTTAATCTCTGTTTTTTACCATTACCCAGCCGGAATATTTGAGTGGAGTATTTTTTTTGTTGTTTTCATTCCATGTGACAGAATACCAGTACGTTCCGGTAGGTACTTTTTTACCGGCGATAGTTCCGT encodes:
- a CDS encoding T9SS type B sorting domain-containing protein, encoding MRRLLFILVLFLSQFYFSQSDCDTAIPVCGNSNFSYTPSGSGTVDEDLGGCLVSDEHFSVWYSFTIATSGTLTFTIHPNVFADDYDFAVYGPNKTCGSLGAPIRCNYSGADGDTGLTLDLTDQDTDDAWSAYMDVVAGETYYLVVDNYLSTANGFSLAWGGTATISSAFTDPTLTPFPFVPPGQPSATPNQPNEIARCALPTTFNFNSLTSGILNGNTAFTVTYHTTMNDAITGDNPITSPTTVTATTYYYRVKYQDPNNPANPLNKCFQTGSFKFVLGDIKPINTTLLACNNNAAGTASFNLTLADVYSDPGATKKYYPTQADLTAGTNVITNTTNYISGEKTVYVKVTTAEGCTGTAEIALKFHPVVVVRDASIESCFIDTAVTTASFDLTTASITSQTGITKKFYTTFANAVSGVNEITTPLAYVSASGDVYVKVISTNDCYAIAKITLKVLPPAKSNMLTDKTICMEDTTTLDAGPGFDGYEWSTGATTSSISNVPVGSYWVKLKTGPCFTLQQVKVYASQQPVITSIDITNDSFTVNVNGGKSPYRYSLDGVNWQDSNVFTGLPRGENKVFVKDAFDCTPIDVQVTVPNLLNAITPNGDNINDYIDYSALGYKKNLTFIVYDRYGNKLYEADKIRNYKWDGTSGGKKIITGTYWYTISWNENDKNNTPTSYTGWILVKNRE